CAGCCTCAGAGCAGTCTGGTTGACTCGTAACTGCTTCTGAAAAGGCCAGCTCAGTAACTTCAAGAGCAAATGAAGATGGACAATTAATGCTGGATTTGTCAGTCATACCCTCTTTCCTTGAACATACAAATATATAAGAAATAGTCTAAAATCCAATGTTCTGATTATTATTTATGCAATCTCTTTGTGGATCCTAATTTATGCAAGTTGCTCTTGCAACTGTGACTattcttcttaaaaaaaaaagaattgtctTTCAATGACCATGGGCATAAATgcaatttctttcccccccactggTTGATGCTTGCTGAATAATAAAGCTTTACTCACCCACTTCCCAGGTTGACTTCTTCAGAAACCCAAACCAAACAAGATGAAGCTGAAACAAATCCTGGCACAAGAGGTTGCGTAAAGGGAAGCGAAGACGATGAGGATGGAGATGCTGATAGCACTGATGACTCTGACCTCAATGGTGATGACGGCAGTGATGTTAATGACGAAGCCAAATCCAATGAGAGTTCAACTCATCTAAACACCCATGAAAATGACACAGCATTGCAGAAATCAAAACCTTTGAAGAGCAAACTAATTGCTACACAGGGAGAGCTAAATATTTCCTCTCTGAATCTTGAGGATTGAAGCCACAAAGGGTATGCCAACACAGCTTAATCATTGTCATGGGTGGGTACATAAATGTATACTGGGTTTAATGTGTCTGACATGCACATCAACTAAGCCACGTTGCCGTTAACCTTCTTGGCTCAGACAGGAACATGCAGTACTGCCAGAATGATATTGTGAAAGAAAAATGGTGGAGAGATTATTGCAAGAGTGTTGCCTGCCAGTTACACTCATCTCTTGCACACTCGGGTTTATATCCTGAATCAGCTATGCGATGGTGAGCTTGCACACGCTTAGCACTCAAGTGTAAAGACAGGtttcaggatgatcagccatgatcaaagtgaatggcggcgctggcttgaagggccaaatggcctattcctgcgcctattgtctatttcccacCCCCCAACAATTATCAGACAATCAAACTGATGCCCTGGAATGCATGAACAAAATGTGACCTA
The DNA window shown above is from Amblyraja radiata isolate CabotCenter1 chromosome 3, sAmbRad1.1.pri, whole genome shotgun sequence and carries:
- the c3h9orf85 gene encoding uncharacterized protein C9orf85 homolog isoform X2; translated protein: MSSERGNVSRKRAQKHQNCIAFKNDKYDKTNKIKRLNAIVLEGVCKRCKEVLEWKIKYSKYKPLSQARRWLTSSETQTKQDEAETNPGTRGCVKGSEDDEDGDADSTDDSDLNGDDGSDVNDEAKSNESSTHLNTHENDTALQKSKPLKSKLIATQGELNISSLNLED